A segment of the Desulfovibrio sp. genome:
GGCTACACGCTCGCCTGCGAGCATAGCCTCGACGCGGTCCTTATGCCAGGCGAGTTTGGTTCCGTCCAAAACGAGTTCTTTCACTCAAGCCTCCAGACCTGATTCCTACCAGTCCACCACAATGTAACCCGAAGGCACGCTGTGCCAGGCGAATTTGTTGATCCTCGGACGCTTGCCGAACGTCGCCCGGAAATACTCATCCACAGCTTGGGATTCTCCCCCAAAGGTCACCAAAGCGTACTCGTCCAGAATGATCACTCCGCCGGGAACCATGAGCGGCGCAAAGTGCTCGAGTGCCACCTTGGTGGGTTCATAGAGGTCACAGTCGATGTTCAAAAGAGCAATACGCAGTCCCGGACCCTGATCTTCCACGAATCGGGGGATGGTCTGGCACATGTCTCCCTCGACAAACTGGATGCGGTTGATGTGGCGCAAGTGTTTGTCGGCGTTCATGGCCTCCTGGGCTTTGTTCAGAACCCTAGGCACGGTTTCGCCACCGAAAAGCCCACCCGGGACGCGCTCCACTTCCGGAAGCTCCTTTCCATCAGCTTCGGATACTTCGGGGAATCCCTTAAAAGTATCAAAGCCATAGACCACCTTCCGGACATCAGTCGGG
Coding sequences within it:
- a CDS encoding class I SAM-dependent methyltransferase; protein product: MADDISLRHENERKQRELLEDLFGSTGFSTFEMFRNFPVFTPRYNLARFLVHYELFKKVHELPGAIVDLGVFRGASTFTFAKLCEIFCPTDVRKVVYGFDTFKGFPEVSEADGKELPEVERVPGGLFGGETVPRVLNKAQEAMNADKHLRHINRIQFVEGDMCQTIPRFVEDQGPGLRIALLNIDCDLYEPTKVALEHFAPLMVPGGVIILDEYALVTFGGESQAVDEYFRATFGKRPRINKFAWHSVPSGYIVVDW